TGATGGGACTGCCCAATATTACTTGTCTATTTCTAATGGCGATCCTCGGGCTGCACTCTCTAAATTTTCCGAGGACCTTAAATGGGAGAGGCAAGAGGGCTTGGCCTAGTTTCTTGAATACTGTCCAGCTCTGCTACTTGGGGACTGGGAAGCACATTATAAATGATGAAGATTGGCCAAGACATGATGGATATTGCTCTCCGTGTTTATGTTCTTTAGCTTCTTTAGAAAGTTTACTACTGCTAATCCGTCCTCAGTTGATCGTTCTCCTCTCTAAAGCACAGGGGAATCGAGTCTTCTTCATTTCATCCTGGGTACCCTTTCGATGATGTAAGTTAGCGACGGTTAACAAAATATGAGATTTTGTCTTATAATGATACGTGTTTAATTTGTGTATGATTCTGCCTACTGAATGTGTATAGCAGTGATTGTATTTATAATTGTATAACGTGATCTCCTTTACAAGTGGATTTACATGATTCAATTTACAGATGACTTTATGTTTGAATTACAAGTGACTTAAGATAAGATATCCTATCTGCTATACATTATCTCGTCTGAGTTGTTGAGCTTCTTGTTATCCTTGAGCTTGCTGTTATCCTCTTCAGGCTCTTCTAATccaatacgccccctcaaactTGATAGCGAGGAACAGACGTTGAGGTTGGATTTTAAGAATGAAAGTTGTTGAGACACGAGAGGCTTTGTAAGAACATAAGCAAGTTGATCCTTACTAGACAGGGAAGGTACATCAAATGCCTCGTAGGGTCCCGATGAGCTGTTGATCCCCGAGTAGACGGTTGATCGCTAGGGGGACATACACCCTCGAATACTGTTGATCGTTGCTAACCGAAGGGACCCAATCCATGGTCACTTCAATTGATGGTACTTAACCGAGGAGTTACATAACCGACAGAGTACATATATACGAAGTCGGTTATACAAGGAAAGTGTCttaccccaaatttttttttttgcctattctaGATCTGGCGTCCTAAAAGAAAAGATCAATTCTATAAAGAATGGAATAGGCGAGGGGAACTTAGGAAAAATCTCCACGAAGATCTACTATCTTCTATGTCAAACCCTTGACTTCTGATACCTTTAAGATTTGGCCTACTTGCCTTATTTAGGACCCCCCTTATAAAGAAGATCAAAAGCCTAAGTCTAAGGTATGCATACAATTCACCGTAATTTCTATTAACTTCTTACCTTTCACAAAATTATTccattgacttaggcatcggagtgttTTGTGCCGATATTTCTCGGTGTTACTTGTTAGACGTTTTTATTTGGACTCAAGTGGTGCGATCAACTATATCAACAATTAGTATagatttacaatatatatatatatatatatatatatatatatatatatatatatatatatatatatatatatatatatatatatatatatataaacaactacaatatttacattatataaaactaaataaattagTTAATCGAACAGCTCATGAACAAACTCGAACtcgtttaaaaaataattaaactagcttgaattaattatttagttCAATAATAAGCTCGAGCGGAGCTcgtattgaaataaaattaaggaaaccaattgttttttttttttaataataataataataataatattacttaGCTTGACATATAGCTCCATTACGCTCCCAATTGTGGGGGGTACGTTGTTGAGTAGGTCTAGGAATCCATGGTGAATGAAAACGAATATGCCTGAAAAAACTGTCAATGAAATGGAATTATCGTTATATTATATGTGAGagggaattaatttttttttttcctagttgaaaaataaattagttaATCGAGCAGCTCATGAATAAACTCGaacttgtttaaaaaataaataacctaGTTTGAATTAATTAGTTAGTTCAGTAATAAACTCAAGTTTAACTAgtgttgaaataaaattaaacaaactaaattaaaaataaaaaaacttagtTTGACATAGTTCGATTACACTCCCAATTGTGGGGGTTGCTGAATGCTGAGTAGGTCTAGGAATcccatgaaaaaagaaaatgaaagtatagagtttagttagtttttttttaaaaaaaaaaaaaagaaaaaaaagaaattctgaTTTCATTCATGAACATAAACCACAAGAGCAAAAAAGCTCTTAAAGAACCAGAGTAGACAACTTTGATACCACAATATCTCTAATATgacaatatctcaaaatatatatatttggcggCTGAGTttagttgatatatatatatatatccaggcATGGTGAATAAAAACGACTATGCCTCAAAATACTCCAAGGAGATGAAATTATCGTAATTATATTATATgtgaaagaaaattatttgtatTTCACTTAATTTCTTGGCTTCGTTAGTCTTTGGGTTTTCTGTTATGTCAATATATATTCTGGTAATCAATTTTTCAAGTGCttaatttgtttcttcttctcttacGGTAGCAATTATTTTCCTTGCaagataataaaataagtaTACGATCGAACAGGTAAAAATAAGTTGCAATTGTGAAAGCTGGGTAGCTTTCACAATAAAAATCAAGTAATAATGAAGCTTAGTTCgtgttgaaataaaattaaacaatccaaattaaaaaaaaatatatataaaaaaaaaaaaaaaaaaaccaaattagtTCGTGTTGCTGTATGCTGAGTAGGTCTAGGAATcctatgaaaaaagaaaaatgaaattatagAGGCTTTTGGATAAGTATAaagttttttgttaaaaaaaaaaaaaaaaaaaaaaaaaaagaatttctgATTTCATTCATGAACGTACATATATAAACCAGAAGAACATAAAAGCTGTTAATTAAGAACCAGATCGAGTAGACAACTTTGATACGACAATATCTCTAATTAATACGACAATAATCGAGTAACAATAATAATCCAGCCAAATTCCATCAGAACCAAGTTAATTAATTGCCCCTCCTCTTTGGCTAGCGATCGAGTTTAATTAGTTGATATTAtatatgtgcatatatatatggtattaaTTGGTGAATAAAAACGACTATGCCCCAAAATACTCTCAATTAATTAAGGAGATGAAATTGTcgtaattatattatatatattatatgtgaaagaaaattatttgtatTTCACTTAATTTCTTGGCTTCTTTAATTAGTCTTTGGGTTTTCTGTTCTGGTAATCAATTTTTCAagtgcttaattaattagtttcttcttctctcttacGGTAgcaattattaatttattttccctgcaagataataaaataagtaTACGATCCAACACGTAAAAATAAGTTGCAATTCTGAAAGCTGCAGGGTACCAAccaaccaaatatatatatatatctgcttcaatatatatatattaacgcAAAGCTTCCATGCATGCATGTTCTCCCTCGTCAAATTTAACaataaaaatcaaacccaaataataataaataaataaataaataatggtaGGAAAAAAgagttaattattaaatgacaaCACTGAAAAGATATTTCTGATTAATAATCCAACAATTTTCCTTCTCGTTTTTTTGGACATCAACCAGAAATTACAAATCACACAGGCTGTGAAGTCTAAAACACCAATCATCTTCTTTATAAGCACCCAAGGCAAAGATTGAAATTACATTTGACACATTCAAAAGTCCAAAAATCGCAAGAAATACCGCATTCATTACATGGAGGATGGGCGCCCTTGCTCTTGTCAACAAAAGCGAGGGGATGTTCGTGCGTGTCAAACTTATAAGTCTTCCCAAACTTGATATTTGGATATTCTCCAAGAATGCATTTGGGGTGCGCAGGAAAATCGAGATCTGCACAATAGTAGAACCAATGCTTTGGATTTCGTGGTTGTTCACAAATATCACAATAATACTCGTCATCAGAATCATCTTCACTTTTATAACAAAGTGTGAACAATTGTTCATATGATCTGTATCTTATGATAGCCAGTAGTGTAGCGCATCTGAAATCCAGAGTAAATTTACAATCATCACTGGAAGCGCAACAAAAGATTATTCCGTCATTATCACAAGAACTGCACTTCTCATCATTTGATGTGCTGGAGAGAATAAGTTGGTGTGGCTCATGACCTTTATGGTTCATGATGTCAGATCTCAAACTGCATTGGACATCAAGGTCGAAGTTGCATTTGTCACAATGGTAGACGAAGCCATTAGAACGGCATCTACAAGCATTGCaaataaaatacttattaaCATAAAGTGACTCTGTGAGGAGAATGAGGGGGTGTTGATGAAGTGGGTGTGAATTTTTGCTGGGTAATTCAACACAAGATTTGTGAAGAAAGAATCTGCATTGAGTACATGTGTAAAATGGAGGTGAGATAGGCCACATACACCCGTCACATTTTTCATCGTTCTCGAGCTGCTCATCAATAAGCTTCAAGTCATGCTCATGACTAATGTGTTTGATTTCCACGGCTATTTCAATATTGTCCTCTCCCAGTTTGGATTTCTCGACAACATATGGTAATGGATCAATAGATCCGCCATCAAGCCCCGGATCTTCGTATTTAGCCATACTTGTTGATTCAATACGCTCCCACTGTTCCCCttccatatttatatttgcagCACAATGAAGATGGGTAACGAAATCACAAGTAGAGCAATAATAAACCATGTAGTTTGTGTTCACATTTTTAACACAGAGTAGGCAAAGTCGATGGTCAGATTGATTGAGCTGAGGCTTGAGGGATTTGGTGAGGTGAAGAGGGTGTCTGTGACGGATGTGTTTGACAAGCAATGGGTAGGAAATACATTCTATGTGGACCAAAAATGGGCAGATAGCACATAAGAAAAACATGCATTTGTCTTCTTTCCCACTGGCGTCGCAAGAGAAAGAAACAGATCTCCGCATGAGGGTCAATGGGTGTTCATGATGAATTTCAGCTTGGACGGTGAGCGGTAGAGAAGCACATGTACTTTCAAGGCTAAAATTACAGTCAGAACAATGGTAACTCAAGCCCCATATATGCTCTCTATTGCAACCATCGCATTTGCGTTTCTTCCCGTACAAATAATAATGGGTGAGAAGGAGGGGATGTTTGGGGTGCAACGGGTGCTCCAACTCGCGGGGTAGTTCTGCACATGATTTATGAATGATGAACTCGCCGCACTCTTTGCAACTGTAATTAGGAcctgatattttttttctgcaCCCATCGCAATATGGTATTCTATAATCCTTGTCTAGCTCTTCATTAAAGATCAACAGATGACGCTCATGGAGGAAATGTCGAAGctccccctctctctccatctcactCTCTATTACACAGAACTATATCTGTACAAGGGATTTCTTTAATTAGTAACaaggatagttttttttttttttttttttttgtgataaatGACTTAATTTGTTTATCCTAAATTCATAAATTTGTATACCCTAATTTAAAATTGACCCCTCTAACTCCGTCCCTATCTAGTTGAATAGTGGGAAATATccacctctttaatttttttttcttttttattttcattttgttgttcacttatatatatatactaaaactattttatttttctgttcacTTATTCTCgttcaatttattattaaaaacaaaaaacaaaagaaagaacgaTAGACAGATAGAACATAATAATAACACATATTATAACATCATGCTAGCAAAGAAATAATGTTGTCAGAACAAAATAATACAACTGAAAATAAGAGATAAcagtaaaaaagaagaagagagagtagTACTTACTATACTATGGAGCTTCGAGCTTGTTGTGCTTCTTGTGATCACAAAAACCTTTTACACCTTTGCAACAAGAAAATACAAATTTGTTGTGCCTCCGAAACTATGACAGAGGTGGGTTTATAAAGaatttaatttcttcttttctttgtttttacgtcttctttttcttttttatatccTCATTTATTCTCTTCCTTTATCCTTATCTTTGTTTTCaccctattctttttttttattctccctcttttatatatatatatatatatatatatatattatgctcctttattttattctctactttatcattttcttcattGTTGGACATTCTTTTCTTAAGAGCTGATATCGATTGTCGGCTTGATCACCATAATTAAGAGCCAATATTATTGAAGGTTAGCGGGTTATACATATTTCTTCAATGACAATGAGGTTATTTATATTTCGgcctaaaaaattaatttagaaaaaaaaaaaaggaataaaagaaatgaCATTAAAATCATATAAGCATGCATCAATTAATACATCATACATGTGCTTTTCATATGTAAGTAGAACAAATAGCATTTTTTATAGATTAAGTTAAAGGAAGCTTATCTAATCTAATTTAGATGAAAATTCTGCCCTTTTATGGACATGGGGATATTAAACGACAAAAATAGCTATTTCATTCCACCATATTTCATTCTTAgtaatagttattcattttcttaatggaatagtcatcTCGTGTATTAAACATAACTTTAGACTAacatgaatttaaaggaaaaaggatAACCGCATAAAGCTATGTTATTAACAAAAGAGTTCACTTAAAGTGAAAGCATtgactaaattgaaaaaatgaacaTATGGGCTCGCATTCAAAGAAGCATAGACGCtcacgaatatatatatataataaaataaaagacaggTATAGTggtatttaaaatttgatagagtttgtgacatcatttttggttttgttgaaAACACAGTGGACTAATGCAAATATCTCAACATTAGTGGactaaaattcatttttcttagTGTTGGATATTGATGAAACGGTTGAAATGAAAGATGTTGGAGAAACATCTTTTCTACTTGGTATTGAGATGCATCATGATAGGGCACGTGACATTAGACATTTCTTGGACAATTACCAATTGTAGAACTTGTTCATGACTTCGGCAGACACGTGTTCAACTATTTCGTTTCTTTGATCCTTTTACTTAGCAGATGTTTGTTCTTCTGATTTCTGATTATTCACTTTTGattgtttaaaaatataaaaataaaaatgtaccCATTTTGTCTTCTAATCATAAAAagggaaaccattttacgtttacaaaatttaaaaacaaaaacccttttatgaaactaaataaacttttttaaataaactgaaaatatttcaattcaactattatttttagtcgtagcaaacaccaaaaaatatagaaaacagtttttaaaaaatatttttgattgaaAGAAATGGTACCTTAGTATAGTTGTTGTCACTTTACACAACTAGAGCAAAAGGACCAACAGGCAGAAACTGTGTTTGATTACAACCTCTAATCTACTCTTGAatatacgtgtatatatatcaGTTATCTTGTAAATCTTATTCTACGCATAAATACAAACATCTTCCCTGCATATTCTGggattatagaaaaaaaattaccaaacaaAACCCTCTGGTCACTCCTAATCTCATTTAAGGAGAAAATCTTTTAGCATCAACATGGCAAAATACTTTCATGTTAAGGTTGCACAAGCAAACAATCTCAATTATTAGTTGCCCAAAAAAGTtcagcagtttttttttttttttcttaagctaAGATTTGAGCAGTTAAAATGTAATGAgtttaatgaaaaattccatttattttgtttgctaGATTCTGTACATTGTGTTGGTTGATTTGATATGTAAATTACTTATTTATGTCATTATGTGTT
Above is a genomic segment from Alnus glutinosa chromosome 12, dhAlnGlut1.1, whole genome shotgun sequence containing:
- the LOC133852647 gene encoding uncharacterized protein LOC133852647 codes for the protein MFYGASFTCSDCNFSLESKCASLPLTIQSEIHAHPLTLVRRSLSFTCDACGKQGKGMFYLCAICPFLVHLQCSSCPLLPKQIRHAHPLNLTNSLQDTFPIESTSMLSCEDPGLDESIDSLTYVVKKSKLGDDNVEIAVEIKHFSHEHDLNLIDEQLEKQEKCDGCLWPIEPPFYTCVECKFFLHKSCVELPRKKSHPLHGHPLTLLPEPPYFPSFSCYACGRDCNGFVYRCDKCNFDLDVQCSLISDTFRHECHVHQLFLSCASYSGKCNSCDSQGQMFRCGCEFNLDFKCATLPPIVRYEPYSNSNEETFVLCFEFEDDYHYEYNCDICGKERVRNHWFYYSPYGGNLAAHPACILGKYPNIKFGRTYTFDMHEHPLTFVDKSEEPHPPCDKCGDSCHGMTFECLKCNFSLHHLCLIKSEMEREGELRHFLHERHLLIFNEELDKDYRIPYCDGCRKKISGPNYSCKECGEFIIHKSCAELPRELEHPLHPKHPLLLTHYYLYGKKRKCDGCNREHIWGLSYHCSDCNFSLESTCASLPLTVQAEIHHEHPLTLMRRSVSFSCDASGKEDKCMFFLCAICPFLVHIECISYPLLVKHIRHRHPLHLTKSLKPQLNQSDHRLCLLCVKNVNTNYMVYYCSTCDFVTHLHCAANINMEGEQWERIESTSMAKYEDPGLDGGSIDPLPYVVEKSKLGEDNIEIAVEIKHISHEHDLKLIDEQLENDEKCDGCMWPISPPFYTCTQCRFFLHKSCVELPSKNSHPLHQHPLILLTESLYVNKYFICNACRCRSNGFVYHCDKCNFDLDVQCSLRSDIMNHKGHEPHQLILSSTSNDEKCSSCDNDGIIFCCASSDDCKFTLDFRCATLLAIIRYRSYEQLFTLCYKSEDDSDDEYYCDICEQPRNPKHWFYYCADLDFPAHPKCILGEYPNIKFGKTYKFDTHEHPLAFVDKSKGAHPPCNECVFSGIFVFIHHGFLDLLNNVPPTIGSRSTVYSGINSSSGPYEAFDVPSLSSKDQLAYVLTKPLVSQQLSFLKSNLNVCSSLSSLRGRIGLEEPEEDNSKLKDNKKLNNSDEIMYSR